Proteins encoded within one genomic window of Neoarius graeffei isolate fNeoGra1 chromosome 18, fNeoGra1.pri, whole genome shotgun sequence:
- the asf1bb gene encoding histone chaperone asf1b-B isoform X1: MMAKVQVLNVAVLDNPSPFCNPFQFEITFECMEDLPEDLEWKIIYVGSAESEEYDQTLDSVLVGPVPAGRHMFVFQADAPNTGLIPESDAVGVTVVLITCTYRGQEFIRIGYYVNNEYTDPELRENPPIKPDYSQLQRNILASNPRVTRFHINWETIVDKSEDSENVDPAPNTVFLPSCPPGKALALGLVPDNSMDCL; this comes from the exons ATGATGGCGAAGGTCCAGGTGCTGAATGTGGCGGTTCTGGACAACCCGAGCCCCTTCTGTAACCCCTTCCAGTTCGAGATCACGTTCGAGTGCATGGAGGATCTGCCTGAGG ATCTGGAGTGGAAGATCATCTATGTGGGCTCTGCGGAGAGTGAGGAGTACGATCAGACGCTGGACTCGGTGCTGGTCGGCCCTGTTCCTGCAGGGAGACACATgtttgtgtttcag GCAGACGCTCCGAACACGGGACTCATTCCTGAAAGCGATGCAGTGGGCGTGACCGTGGTGTTAATCACATGCACTTATCGGGGTCAGGAGTTCATTCGCATCGGTTACTACGTCAACAATGAATACACCGACCCTGAGCTGCGTGAGAACCCGCCCATCAAACCCGACTACTCGCAG CTGCAAAGGAACATCTTGGCATCGAACCCACGTGTGACACGATTCCACATCAACTGGGAGACAATCGTGGACAAATCAGAGGACTCTGAGAACGTAGACCCCGCCCCCAACACTGTGTTCCTGCCCAGCTGTCCTCCAGGAAAAGCCCTGGCTCTCGGACTCGTGCCAGATAATTCTATGGACTGCTTATAG
- the asf1bb gene encoding histone chaperone asf1b-B isoform X2 — MMAKVQVLNVAVLDNPSPFCNPFQFEITFECMEDLPEDLEWKIIYVGSAESEEYDQTLDSVLVGPVPAGRHMFVFQADAPNTGLIPESDAVGVTVVLITCTYRGQEFIRIGYYVNNEYTDPELRENPPIKPDYSQGTVTPAHLGWLWMARAANDSHRTRLRCNQHAYIRTPKSNSGCEVLSCLETLPSHALF, encoded by the exons ATGATGGCGAAGGTCCAGGTGCTGAATGTGGCGGTTCTGGACAACCCGAGCCCCTTCTGTAACCCCTTCCAGTTCGAGATCACGTTCGAGTGCATGGAGGATCTGCCTGAGG ATCTGGAGTGGAAGATCATCTATGTGGGCTCTGCGGAGAGTGAGGAGTACGATCAGACGCTGGACTCGGTGCTGGTCGGCCCTGTTCCTGCAGGGAGACACATgtttgtgtttcag GCAGACGCTCCGAACACGGGACTCATTCCTGAAAGCGATGCAGTGGGCGTGACCGTGGTGTTAATCACATGCACTTATCGGGGTCAGGAGTTCATTCGCATCGGTTACTACGTCAACAATGAATACACCGACCCTGAGCTGCGTGAGAACCCGCCCATCAAACCCGACTACTCGCAG ggtacggtcacacctgcacaccttggctGGCTCTGGATGGCACGCGCCGCTAATGACTCACACCGCActagattaaggtgcaatcagcacgcatATATAAGGACACCAAAGAGTAACTCAGGTTGCGAAGTGTTGAGTTGTTTAGAAACATTACCGAGCCATGCGTtgttttga